From Bacillus solimangrovi, the proteins below share one genomic window:
- a CDS encoding ABC transporter ATP-binding protein, which produces MNLTIENVSKRFGDKVAVSNVSVDLTEGVYGFLGANGAGKTTLMRMLVTLLKPSSGRILFNGKDIEVLDEKYREILGYLPQSIGLYKNYSAEKYLMYIAALKGIEKNTAQKKVDELLEVVNLIEHRKRKIGKFSGGMKQRIGIAQALLNDPKVLIVDEPTAGLDPKERIRFRNLLSSISKDRIILLSTHIVSDIEFIAKELLILKNGELIQKDKPATLLEHMKGMVWTIRIPEHEVQAFQEKYKVGNIVRENDEVSLRIISNRKPDERAIEATPNLEDLYLSYIDQEVM; this is translated from the coding sequence ATGAACTTAACAATTGAGAACGTATCAAAACGTTTTGGAGATAAAGTTGCAGTAAGCAATGTATCAGTTGACTTAACCGAGGGGGTGTACGGATTTCTAGGTGCAAATGGTGCAGGTAAAACAACGTTAATGAGGATGCTCGTTACACTACTCAAACCTTCTTCAGGACGAATTTTGTTTAACGGCAAAGATATTGAAGTTCTTGATGAAAAATATCGTGAAATCCTTGGTTACTTACCTCAATCTATCGGATTATATAAAAATTATTCAGCAGAAAAATATTTAATGTATATCGCTGCATTAAAAGGAATTGAAAAGAATACGGCACAAAAAAAAGTTGATGAACTTTTAGAAGTTGTTAATTTAATAGAACACCGAAAACGTAAGATTGGGAAATTTTCAGGTGGAATGAAACAACGAATTGGAATTGCACAAGCGCTCTTAAATGACCCAAAAGTGTTGATCGTAGATGAACCAACCGCAGGACTTGATCCAAAGGAACGGATTCGATTCCGTAACCTCTTATCATCCATTTCAAAGGATCGAATTATCCTGTTATCTACACATATTGTCTCAGATATTGAGTTCATCGCAAAAGAACTACTCATATTAAAAAACGGGGAACTGATTCAAAAAGATAAACCAGCAACTTTACTTGAACATATGAAAGGTATGGTTTGGACGATACGTATTCCAGAGCATGAAGTACAAGCTTTTCAGGAGAAATATAAAGTCGGTAACATTGTTAGAGAAAACGATGAAGTGAGTTTACGAATCATATCAAACCGTAAACCTGATGAAAGAGCAATTGAGGCAACACCTAACTTAGAAGATCTAT